A region from the Salicibibacter cibarius genome encodes:
- a CDS encoding RidA family protein: MTIEQQLDQLNIKIPQAPKPAAAYVPAKKVGNIIYISGQDCRKDGELIKAGKLEQDADIEEGYQAARQCMINLLAVLKSEVGDLEQVEQIVKLLGFINSAEGFVKQPYVMDGASDLLEEVFGERGKHARSAIAANELPFNTSVEIEMIAELKA, translated from the coding sequence ATGACTATAGAACAACAATTGGATCAATTAAACATTAAAATACCCCAAGCTCCCAAACCTGCGGCTGCCTATGTACCAGCGAAAAAAGTAGGTAATATTATTTACATTTCCGGACAAGATTGTAGAAAAGACGGGGAATTGATAAAAGCTGGAAAACTAGAGCAAGATGCAGATATAGAAGAAGGATATCAAGCTGCTCGTCAGTGTATGATAAATTTATTAGCCGTATTAAAATCAGAAGTCGGGGACTTAGAACAAGTGGAACAAATAGTCAAGTTATTAGGTTTTATCAACTCAGCAGAAGGATTTGTGAAGCAACCATACGTAATGGATGGTGCATCAGACCTTTTAGAAGAAGTGTTTGGAGAACGAGGAAAACATGCAAGATCTGCTATTGCTGCTAATGAACTTCCTTTTAATACTTCAGTGGAAATTGAAATGATTGCAGAATTAAAAGCTTAA
- a CDS encoding MBL fold metallo-hydrolase has translation MRLTNSIYLIGSGSKGMNLTNHYDCNVFLLDGGKETAIIDAGAGMEPEKILKNIEDIGFKLSDVNYLFLTHGHADHIGGAKTIKENTGAKIVASDLTYKILKHGDEKNSSIDVAKKAGMYPKNYSIGTCEVDIVVKDKDEIRVGNFVLQALSTPGHCEGHLSFYFIQEQNKFLFGGDLVFYEGKVATQFINDCNVFKLGQSIKKMKDLNLDVLLPGHETVVLKEAQECIEKSWSYFEKLQLPPSIL, from the coding sequence ATGAGATTAACAAATTCAATTTATTTAATTGGTAGTGGTTCAAAGGGGATGAATCTAACAAATCATTATGATTGTAATGTTTTTTTATTAGATGGCGGTAAAGAAACGGCTATTATTGATGCTGGTGCAGGTATGGAACCAGAAAAAATTCTTAAAAACATTGAGGATATTGGGTTTAAATTGTCTGATGTGAATTATTTGTTTCTTACTCATGGTCATGCAGACCATATTGGAGGAGCAAAAACGATTAAAGAAAACACGGGTGCTAAAATCGTTGCTTCAGACCTAACTTACAAAATTCTAAAGCATGGTGATGAAAAAAATTCAAGTATTGACGTAGCTAAGAAAGCTGGAATGTACCCTAAAAATTACAGCATTGGAACTTGTGAAGTTGATATAGTAGTAAAAGATAAGGATGAAATACGAGTGGGTAATTTTGTCTTACAAGCTTTGAGTACCCCGGGTCATTGTGAAGGGCATTTGTCTTTTTATTTCATCCAAGAACAAAATAAGTTTTTATTTGGTGGTGATCTTGTTTTTTATGAAGGGAAAGTAGCTACTCAATTTATTAATGATTGTAATGTATTTAAACTTGGACAAAGCATAAAAAAAATGAAAGATCTTAACTTAGATGTATTACTTCCTGGCCATGAAACAGTTGTATTAAAGGAGGCGCAAGAATGTATCGAGAAAAGTTGGAGCTATTTTGAAAAATTACAACTGCCACCAAGCATTTTATAA
- the thrC gene encoding threonine synthase: MKNYTRSLRCINCGKISSLKPIYSCEMCGGVLEVTYDYKKFKKDHETIYNISLANKSSLLPIDINEEEPFPYFNTPLIKAKGIGLDVGTNNLYFKLEFNTLTGSFKDRPVYVGIKKAKEFGYQKVIVASSGNGASAVAAYATREGLESIVLVPATTPAAKVSQAYAYGAKVIKVEGPYSNAFNLAWQISQEEDVYNITTTFLNPYTIEGDKVVAYELIQNLKGNSPDYVVVPIGAGPLLVGIYNGFYENTLINEKQKIPHMIGVQSMGCNPIVKAFNEGKQHVTPEKSPDTIAGGIGDGLVGYSQDGTYTLNTIKDSEGIALEVSDKEIMHAKNLLASREGLYVETSSAASVAALIKHAKTHPFSSTSNIVIILTGHGLKESFGKNIEEEVPVISNNVEALKLLLKK; encoded by the coding sequence ATGAAAAACTATACTAGATCGTTAAGGTGTATTAATTGTGGTAAGATTAGTTCCTTAAAGCCAATATATTCATGTGAAATGTGTGGAGGGGTTTTGGAAGTAACTTATGATTATAAAAAATTTAAAAAAGACCATGAAACTATATATAATATTTCCTTAGCGAATAAATCGTCATTATTACCGATAGATATAAACGAGGAAGAACCTTTTCCATATTTTAATACACCATTAATTAAAGCAAAAGGTATAGGTCTAGACGTTGGGACAAACAATTTATATTTCAAATTAGAATTTAATACTCTGACTGGGTCGTTTAAGGATCGACCAGTTTATGTTGGCATAAAAAAAGCAAAAGAATTTGGTTATCAAAAAGTTATAGTAGCCTCAAGTGGAAACGGAGCCAGTGCAGTAGCTGCTTATGCAACACGAGAGGGTTTAGAATCTATTGTACTAGTCCCTGCTACTACTCCGGCAGCGAAAGTTTCTCAAGCATACGCTTATGGTGCTAAAGTGATAAAAGTGGAAGGTCCTTACAGTAATGCTTTTAATTTGGCATGGCAAATAAGTCAAGAGGAAGACGTGTATAATATAACAACCACTTTTTTGAACCCCTACACCATAGAAGGTGATAAAGTGGTTGCTTATGAACTAATTCAAAATTTGAAAGGCAATTCCCCAGATTATGTTGTTGTACCTATCGGTGCAGGACCTTTATTAGTGGGAATATATAACGGTTTTTATGAGAATACGTTAATAAATGAAAAGCAAAAAATTCCTCACATGATAGGTGTTCAATCTATGGGATGTAATCCTATTGTTAAAGCTTTTAATGAGGGAAAACAGCATGTTACACCTGAAAAATCTCCCGATACAATAGCTGGCGGAATAGGTGATGGGTTAGTTGGATATTCCCAAGATGGAACATATACCTTAAATACAATAAAGGACTCTGAAGGGATAGCATTAGAGGTGTCAGATAAAGAGATCATGCACGCAAAAAATTTATTGGCAAGTAGGGAAGGATTATATGTTGAAACTTCATCTGCGGCTTCAGTAGCAGCTCTTATTAAACATGCAAAAACACATCCCTTTTCTTCTACATCGAATATAGTCATTATTTTAACCGGGCATGGATTAAAAGAATCCTTTGGTAAAAATATTGAAGAAGAGGTGCCTGTTATCTCCAATAATGTAGAAGCATTGAAGCTTTTACTCAAGAAATAG
- a CDS encoding C40 family peptidase, with amino-acid sequence MLFGKTGKLFITSSLVTTVMFAPMWSASVSAYAPDNGNSDGQAHTAENSNSGDSSTLHLRGDQGSGVEQLQSDLNEQGYTVQVDGLFGSETENAVKTYQNDQGLGVDGIAGPNTYDALSSGNASSSDSSDDSSALDESSDEEASTPENTSNDDPSNGDSDNENASSSSIATTAESVLGTPYVWGGTTPDGFDSSGFINYVYDQNGIDVSRTHEAMWNNDGEHVTSPSIGDLVFFEGTYDTSGASHSGIYIGDNQMIHAGSEGIVQADITSDYWQDHFLGIKTMQ; translated from the coding sequence ATGTTATTTGGAAAAACTGGAAAACTATTCATAACATCATCACTCGTCACAACTGTGATGTTTGCGCCGATGTGGAGTGCATCAGTCTCCGCATATGCCCCGGACAACGGTAACTCTGATGGGCAAGCTCATACTGCGGAAAATTCAAATTCGGGTGATTCCTCAACCCTTCACTTGAGAGGTGACCAGGGCAGTGGGGTAGAGCAATTACAATCTGACTTAAATGAACAAGGCTATACCGTTCAAGTAGACGGGCTATTTGGTTCTGAGACAGAAAATGCCGTCAAAACGTATCAAAATGATCAAGGTCTTGGTGTAGACGGGATAGCAGGCCCAAATACATATGATGCATTATCGTCAGGAAATGCAAGTAGTAGCGATAGCAGTGATGATTCATCGGCTTTGGACGAGTCCAGTGACGAGGAAGCATCAACACCCGAAAATACAAGTAACGATGATCCGTCAAATGGTGATTCAGACAACGAAAATGCTTCCTCCTCAAGCATTGCGACAACAGCAGAAAGTGTACTGGGAACACCTTATGTTTGGGGCGGCACAACGCCTGACGGGTTTGATAGCAGTGGCTTTATCAACTACGTGTATGATCAAAATGGCATCGATGTTTCCCGAACCCATGAAGCAATGTGGAATAACGACGGGGAGCACGTAACGTCACCGAGCATTGGAGATCTTGTCTTTTTTGAAGGAACGTATGATACATCTGGAGCTTCTCACAGCGGTATCTATATCGGAGATAACCAAATGATTCACGCAGGAAGTGAAGGGATTGTTCAAGCCGACATCACCAGCGATTATTGGCAAGACCACTTCTTGGGAATCAAAACAATGCAATAA
- a CDS encoding Gfo/Idh/MocA family protein has translation MDKVNAGIIGLGRFGRLHLKVLEELPNCEVVAVAEKDQNTLDRVKEDHDIAKAFTDAEHVINDPEIDSIHVITDENSHGEFVKKILKKSKHVFVEKPLATSYGDGKEIGELATSMNKIVMVGNINRFSQPYISIKNNVRNNHLGEIATIRVKRDFSKKWFENFGKRIHPVYESGIHDIDLLLWYVKSKCERVFAVEKYTSRQRYPDLFSAILTFENGVVASLESAWLLPEGGPKNLVENLELDGTINGQIEVIGEKGTANFDLLNPGYSIWTEEKTLYPELTLWPYDNEKVSGAIRSEIEHYINQVLSGVESSVSPLPDSIDALKISEAIQKSAETKMPISL, from the coding sequence ATGGATAAAGTTAATGCAGGAATAATAGGGTTAGGTCGTTTTGGTAGGCTGCATTTGAAAGTGTTAGAAGAATTACCTAACTGTGAAGTAGTTGCTGTAGCAGAAAAAGATCAAAATACGTTGGATAGAGTAAAAGAAGATCACGATATTGCGAAAGCCTTCACAGACGCTGAGCATGTAATTAATGATCCTGAAATTGATTCTATACATGTGATTACTGACGAAAATAGTCATGGTGAATTCGTGAAAAAAATATTGAAGAAGAGTAAGCATGTATTTGTTGAAAAACCATTAGCTACTTCATATGGGGATGGCAAGGAAATTGGCGAATTAGCGACATCTATGAATAAAATAGTTATGGTTGGAAATATAAATAGGTTTAGTCAGCCATATATATCCATAAAAAATAATGTAAGGAATAATCATTTAGGGGAAATTGCGACTATTCGCGTAAAAAGAGACTTTAGCAAAAAATGGTTTGAAAATTTCGGGAAACGAATACATCCTGTCTATGAATCAGGAATTCATGATATTGATTTATTACTTTGGTATGTAAAGAGTAAGTGCGAAAGGGTATTTGCCGTAGAAAAATACACAAGTCGACAAAGATACCCTGATCTATTCTCCGCTATATTAACTTTTGAAAATGGTGTAGTGGCGTCTTTAGAATCAGCTTGGTTACTTCCAGAAGGAGGACCTAAAAATCTTGTAGAAAATTTGGAACTGGATGGTACAATAAACGGTCAAATTGAGGTGATAGGAGAAAAAGGAACTGCTAATTTTGATTTATTGAATCCTGGTTATTCGATTTGGACAGAAGAAAAAACATTGTACCCCGAATTAACCCTGTGGCCTTATGATAACGAAAAAGTAAGTGGAGCAATTCGATCGGAGATAGAACACTATATAAATCAGGTCCTTAGTGGTGTAGAGTCTTCAGTCTCCCCGCTACCTGATTCGATTGATGCATTGAAAATATCAGAAGCTATACAAAAATCAGCAGAAACGAAAATGCCGATATCATTGTAA
- a CDS encoding FAD-dependent oxidoreductase, protein MTTYDAIIIGFGKAGKTLAGDLAKRDWSVAMIEKVPSMYGGICINAACIPTKTLDHDALNQISYADAIERKDYVVEKLRTNNYNNLADNDHVTIYDSEARFKSDKEVEIEVNGKKEALTAEHIFINTGSTSNIPPMEGDLNSSKVYTSTTLIDRKELPEQLAIIGGGYIGLEYASIYQNFGAKVTVITPDDGLLPDEDRQIAEEIRKEMKQKEIRFHFNAKAEKITDENNDKVTLTLSNDETVSANAVLLATGRKPNVENLGLENTIVKLAEDGSVQVNDHLETTVNHIWALGDVKGGMQFTYVSLDDYRIVMDALFGNKKRSLKTRQNVPYSIFIDPPLSRVGLTAKEAEEKGYEIEEGKFPVASHPPAHVIDDLRGVFKVVIDKKTDKILGASLFGPESPELINLVKMAMDLEAPYTFLRDKMYNHPVMSESFNTLFTI, encoded by the coding sequence ATGACGACATATGATGCCATTATTATTGGGTTCGGGAAAGCAGGAAAAACACTAGCCGGCGACCTCGCCAAAAGAGATTGGTCTGTGGCGATGATAGAGAAAGTCCCCAGCATGTACGGCGGGATCTGTATCAATGCCGCGTGTATACCGACAAAAACGCTTGACCATGATGCCTTAAATCAAATCTCCTACGCAGATGCGATTGAACGAAAAGATTACGTCGTGGAAAAACTGCGAACGAACAATTACAACAACCTTGCCGATAATGATCATGTAACCATTTATGATTCGGAAGCCAGGTTTAAGTCTGATAAAGAAGTGGAGATTGAAGTGAACGGCAAAAAGGAAGCACTGACCGCTGAGCATATTTTTATTAATACCGGCTCAACGAGCAATATCCCACCGATGGAAGGCGACTTGAATTCGAGTAAGGTCTATACCAGTACGACATTAATTGATAGAAAAGAGCTGCCGGAGCAATTAGCAATCATCGGAGGAGGATATATCGGACTCGAGTATGCATCGATCTATCAAAATTTCGGAGCGAAGGTAACTGTCATTACTCCTGATGATGGATTGTTGCCGGACGAGGATAGGCAAATTGCAGAGGAAATCCGGAAGGAAATGAAGCAGAAAGAAATCCGTTTTCATTTTAATGCCAAAGCAGAAAAAATAACAGATGAAAATAATGATAAAGTTACGCTTACGTTATCAAATGACGAAACGGTAAGTGCCAATGCCGTATTGCTGGCAACAGGAAGAAAACCAAATGTAGAAAATCTCGGACTGGAAAATACGATAGTTAAACTCGCAGAAGACGGATCTGTCCAAGTCAATGATCATCTGGAGACAACGGTCAATCATATCTGGGCCCTTGGTGACGTTAAAGGCGGCATGCAATTCACATACGTCTCTCTCGATGACTATCGAATCGTCATGGACGCGTTGTTTGGAAATAAAAAACGTTCTCTGAAAACAAGGCAAAATGTTCCTTATTCCATTTTTATCGACCCACCATTATCAAGGGTTGGACTGACGGCAAAAGAGGCAGAAGAAAAGGGGTACGAGATTGAGGAAGGTAAATTCCCGGTAGCTTCCCATCCACCCGCACATGTAATCGATGATCTGCGAGGGGTATTTAAAGTCGTCATTGATAAGAAAACCGATAAAATCCTTGGTGCCAGCCTCTTTGGCCCGGAATCACCCGAACTCATCAACCTGGTAAAAATGGCCATGGATCTTGAAGCGCCATACACGTTCTTAAGAGATAAAATGTACAATCACCCGGTGATGAGTGAGTCCTTCAATACTTTGTTTACCATATAA
- a CDS encoding M20 family metallopeptidase, which produces MDVQNSFNIKLSIGEKDELYELLKKLVMIKTENPPGNEKEIALFIKDYFANEGVKADLIDIDKGRTNVIVQLKGGMSGPKYLLNGHLDVVPAGEGWETSPFNPIIHDGKLYGRGTADMKSGVAAMIYATKYVNKHLEEFPGELILFLNADEERRNDGMEDMISNPVYSKYELDKADFGVIGEPTDGKVCIGHRGVAKFRITTRGIPRHASEPNKGKNAIYEMNQIIGSLESLSQRVNQKKDQVLGSASLAVTLINGGSAPNIIPEKCEIEIDRRILPSENLDDIHDEIHKFLVSESGSAELQNYYVLDASYIEPTHSLVAHLKTAYYNATNEQTTYGVFNATCEAPYLSKKLGIPTVIFGPGSLEQAHTNNEFVELSEVNEVALTYINLLMNTKNNTEEKYG; this is translated from the coding sequence ATGGATGTTCAAAATAGTTTTAATATCAAATTATCAATTGGTGAAAAAGATGAGTTATATGAGCTACTAAAAAAATTAGTTATGATCAAAACTGAAAACCCACCAGGAAATGAAAAAGAAATAGCATTATTCATTAAGGATTACTTTGCAAATGAGGGGGTTAAGGCTGATTTAATTGATATAGATAAAGGACGAACTAATGTTATTGTACAGCTTAAGGGAGGGATGTCAGGCCCTAAATATTTACTCAATGGTCATTTAGATGTTGTACCAGCAGGAGAAGGTTGGGAAACTTCTCCCTTCAATCCTATTATTCATGACGGGAAATTATATGGTAGAGGTACTGCAGACATGAAGTCGGGAGTAGCGGCTATGATATATGCCACAAAATATGTGAATAAACACCTTGAGGAATTTCCAGGTGAGCTTATTCTATTCTTGAATGCAGATGAGGAAAGAAGAAACGACGGCATGGAAGATATGATCAGCAATCCAGTATATTCTAAATACGAATTAGATAAAGCGGATTTTGGTGTAATAGGCGAACCAACTGATGGGAAAGTTTGTATAGGTCACAGAGGCGTAGCAAAGTTTCGTATTACTACCAGAGGGATTCCTAGACATGCAAGTGAACCAAATAAAGGAAAAAACGCTATTTATGAAATGAATCAGATTATAGGGTCTTTGGAGAGTTTGTCACAAAGAGTAAACCAAAAAAAAGATCAAGTTTTAGGATCGGCATCTCTTGCAGTTACTTTAATAAATGGAGGTAGTGCTCCTAATATTATACCTGAAAAATGTGAAATTGAAATTGATCGAAGAATTTTGCCATCAGAAAACCTAGATGATATACATGATGAAATCCATAAGTTTCTCGTTTCGGAAAGTGGAAGTGCTGAATTACAAAATTATTATGTTTTGGATGCAAGCTATATTGAACCTACTCATTCTCTGGTAGCGCATCTAAAGACAGCTTATTATAATGCGACTAACGAGCAAACTACCTATGGAGTTTTCAATGCAACTTGTGAAGCCCCATATTTATCGAAAAAGCTTGGTATACCCACCGTGATATTTGGACCAGGTAGTCTAGAACAAGCTCATACCAACAATGAGTTCGTAGAATTAAGTGAAGTTAATGAAGTTGCATTAACTTATATTAATTTATTAATGAATACTAAAAATAATACGGAGGAGAAATATGGATAA
- a CDS encoding metal-sensing transcriptional repressor produces the protein MDKSLHDHPSKPRTQAEMDKVNNRLKRIEGQVRGIQKMVEDDRYCVDILVQISAIQSALDNVGFAITERHINHCVSDAIKQGEGEETIKELMTVLKQFSK, from the coding sequence TTGGATAAATCTTTGCACGATCACCCAAGTAAACCGAGAACGCAAGCTGAAATGGATAAGGTTAATAACCGTTTAAAACGTATTGAAGGCCAAGTGCGCGGGATACAGAAAATGGTAGAAGATGATCGCTATTGTGTCGATATTTTAGTGCAAATCAGTGCCATTCAATCCGCGTTGGACAATGTAGGTTTCGCCATCACGGAACGGCACATTAATCATTGTGTCAGTGATGCGATTAAACAAGGGGAAGGGGAGGAAACCATTAAGGAATTAATGACGGTCTTGAAACAATTTTCGAAGTAA
- a CDS encoding cation transporter — MTNTTLNVQGMSCGHCANSVVGNVGQLDGVETVIGSFTRRKVDITFDLGKVNLKNITEVIEDVA, encoded by the coding sequence ATGACAAATACAACACTTAATGTACAAGGGATGTCGTGCGGCCATTGCGCAAATTCTGTTGTAGGGAATGTGGGACAACTGGACGGAGTTGAAACAGTTATAGGTTCATTTACAAGAAGAAAAGTCGACATCACCTTTGATCTGGGAAAGGTAAACTTGAAAAATATTACAGAAGTCATTGAAGATGTTGCCTGA
- a CDS encoding sodium:solute symporter family protein has protein sequence MVTNYVFLVAFLLIIGILSYISYRRIQEYKDFNLAGRNTGLFRLVATLSAAEFNTATLIGGAGVAYAYGLVGLWYTALIFIPVFLIYALAVAKKYRRLGIKTIAEFFDARFKGRLGEATRGIVTLVTASYTWIAPATYIAGITVIGNILLGINPLLMAFGITIFCIMISIAGGFLTAIWSDVVAYIMILIGVPIIFLLGWNVAGGFEALNQVYEPKFLSLDPVWDIEDYHFGIVITWGITVAASYIGSPWYGQRIFSAKDEQTARLGMLINTFSITGLYALIVFATMFSRVALPSIDNPEEALPSLIATYAPPIIQGILLITLLLVGMSTIVAMMNSAVSITVNDIVQRYLFKNKDEKFYINISRLCFLLVGAVTIVFSLLFIGNILLALIYISAFLVQLSFPILAGFYWKKYNTIAAMSSLISGIVYVTVALLLGFPTEYVTPLGLLFNIIVGTIVAFSTNTKTPQSDVEDFFKKISDKAHGDDKSYSSNENIQ, from the coding sequence ATGGTTACTAATTATGTATTTTTGGTTGCTTTTTTATTGATAATTGGTATATTGTCTTATATTTCTTATCGTAGAATTCAAGAATATAAAGACTTTAATTTAGCGGGCAGAAATACTGGGCTATTCCGGCTAGTTGCTACTTTATCTGCTGCTGAATTTAATACGGCTACACTTATTGGCGGAGCAGGAGTTGCGTATGCGTACGGTCTTGTAGGCCTATGGTACACTGCTTTGATTTTTATTCCAGTTTTTCTTATATATGCCCTAGCTGTTGCCAAAAAATATAGAAGACTTGGCATAAAAACTATAGCTGAATTTTTCGATGCTAGATTTAAAGGAAGATTGGGAGAGGCAACTAGAGGCATAGTTACTTTAGTAACCGCAAGTTATACATGGATAGCACCCGCAACCTATATAGCTGGAATAACTGTAATAGGAAATATTCTTTTAGGAATCAATCCACTTTTGATGGCTTTTGGGATTACTATTTTTTGCATTATGATTAGTATTGCTGGTGGTTTTTTGACGGCAATATGGTCTGACGTAGTAGCTTATATTATGATCCTCATTGGAGTTCCTATTATATTCCTTTTGGGTTGGAATGTTGCCGGCGGATTTGAAGCTTTAAATCAAGTTTATGAACCTAAGTTTTTATCTTTAGATCCTGTATGGGATATAGAAGATTATCATTTTGGTATTGTCATCACCTGGGGTATAACAGTTGCTGCTTCATATATTGGTTCTCCTTGGTACGGTCAACGAATTTTTTCTGCTAAGGATGAACAGACGGCTCGTCTAGGTATGCTTATTAATACTTTTTCTATAACAGGCCTTTATGCATTAATAGTATTTGCAACTATGTTTAGTAGAGTCGCATTACCGTCTATCGATAACCCTGAAGAAGCGCTTCCTTCTTTAATAGCAACTTACGCTCCTCCTATTATTCAAGGCATCCTTTTAATAACACTATTATTAGTTGGAATGAGTACTATCGTTGCAATGATGAATTCAGCTGTTTCGATTACAGTGAATGACATTGTACAGAGATATTTATTTAAAAACAAAGATGAAAAATTTTATATAAACATTAGTAGATTATGCTTTTTATTAGTTGGGGCGGTTACTATTGTTTTCTCTTTACTTTTTATTGGTAATATACTTTTAGCGCTTATCTATATATCAGCTTTTTTGGTGCAACTTTCTTTCCCTATATTAGCTGGATTTTATTGGAAAAAGTACAACACGATTGCTGCTATGTCTTCATTAATTTCAGGAATTGTTTATGTAACCGTTGCCTTGTTACTTGGCTTCCCAACTGAATATGTTACACCGTTAGGCTTGCTATTTAATATCATTGTAGGAACAATAGTAGCATTTTCTACAAATACTAAAACACCTCAATCTGATGTGGAGGATTTCTTTAAAAAAATAAGCGATAAGGCACATGGAGACGATAAAAGTTACTCCTCTAATGAAAATATACAATAA
- a CDS encoding aldehyde dehydrogenase family protein, with protein MTSIINNILKDGNGNEHQIKSPGSGELLGKIKYGDANDVNEAVQAASHATKEFSTLSIFERTEILVNIAGKIQEKRMSIAELLSKEHGKPLYTEALGEVDSCITSFRDAASQMNSITDEIIPLRDSTKRAFAYRKPRGVYAVITPWNFPIGNACTYYIAPGLAAGNTIVWTPAPSCPNTAQALMECVIEAGMPEGALNLVIGEGPVVGDTAVTHELTNAIGFTGSTKTGEIIAQRSGIKPCLLELGGNGPSIVMQDANINQAAKAIAAGSFVNAGQVCTSTERVLVHDSVADELIESLQGEIKSIVLGDPLDKNTTMGPVHNDDTVKKIMTHIRDAVDKGARLVTGGSIDDQFPTSLYVKPTLIDRVSKSALINTEETFGPVIGLVRYKTEFELDEIINSSPYRLSGSIFSEDIRHSMLLAEKLNFGFININEASNYWEPQVPAGGASGSPSGYDRSGGKASIENMSETQTIVVNMQ; from the coding sequence ATGACAAGTATTATAAATAACATTTTGAAAGATGGTAATGGTAATGAACATCAAATTAAGAGCCCTGGTTCTGGAGAATTACTAGGAAAAATCAAATACGGGGATGCAAATGATGTAAACGAGGCAGTACAAGCTGCAAGCCACGCAACAAAAGAGTTCTCAACCTTATCAATATTTGAAAGAACAGAAATATTGGTTAATATTGCTGGGAAAATACAAGAAAAACGTATGTCAATTGCTGAGCTGTTAAGTAAAGAACATGGAAAACCATTATATACAGAAGCCTTGGGAGAGGTAGATTCTTGCATTACTTCTTTCAGGGATGCTGCCTCTCAAATGAATAGTATTACAGATGAAATTATACCTCTCCGAGACTCAACAAAACGAGCGTTTGCATATAGAAAACCAAGAGGAGTATATGCAGTAATTACGCCTTGGAACTTTCCCATAGGAAATGCCTGCACATATTATATAGCTCCGGGCTTAGCGGCGGGTAATACAATTGTTTGGACCCCTGCCCCTTCGTGTCCCAACACAGCTCAAGCGCTAATGGAGTGTGTAATTGAAGCAGGTATGCCAGAAGGAGCATTGAACTTAGTCATTGGGGAAGGTCCTGTTGTAGGTGATACTGCAGTTACACATGAATTAACTAATGCTATCGGATTTACGGGGAGCACTAAAACTGGAGAGATAATTGCACAAAGATCTGGAATCAAGCCATGTTTATTAGAATTAGGTGGCAATGGCCCTTCTATTGTTATGCAAGATGCAAATATCAATCAAGCTGCGAAAGCCATAGCAGCGGGAAGTTTTGTAAATGCGGGACAGGTTTGTACTTCAACAGAAAGGGTACTTGTGCACGACTCTGTGGCTGATGAATTAATAGAATCTCTTCAGGGTGAAATAAAAAGTATTGTACTAGGGGACCCCCTAGATAAAAATACAACTATGGGTCCTGTCCATAATGATGATACGGTAAAGAAGATAATGACACATATTAGGGATGCTGTAGATAAGGGAGCGAGATTGGTTACTGGAGGTAGTATTGATGATCAATTCCCTACTTCTTTATATGTGAAACCAACTTTAATTGACCGAGTGTCAAAAAGTGCTTTAATCAATACAGAAGAAACCTTCGGTCCGGTCATAGGACTAGTACGATATAAAACGGAATTTGAATTAGATGAGATTATAAATTCTAGTCCATATCGATTATCAGGTTCCATCTTTTCTGAAGATATTAGACATTCAATGTTGTTGGCTGAGAAGCTCAATTTTGGCTTTATTAATATCAATGAAGCAAGTAATTATTGGGAGCCACAAGTCCCTGCAGGCGGAGCTTCGGGGAGCCCAAGTGGTTATGATCGCAGCGGTGGAAAAGCTTCAATTGAAAATATGAGTGAAACCCAAACCATTGTAGTCAATATGCAGTAA